The segment CATACCTCAACATTGATGACTGCTGGATCGGTGGGCGCGATGCCAGTGGCCGCCTGATGCCAGATCCCAAGCGCTTCCCTCATGGCATTCCCTTCCTGGCTGACTACGTGAGCtgcaccccagccctgcccttggCCTCAGGGCTAGACCACTCCTTTCACTCTACCTTGCTTAGGGCTCATTTGCATGATTGAGATCTCACAGTCTAGTGGGGGAAACAGACAAATGAACACCGACTTTTGGCCCGCTCTGTTGAGTGAGAGCCAGAAAGGGCATGTCACGCAGCCTGGTATTCCAGGAAGGTTCCCTGGAGGAGGCAGTTCTTGAGCTGAGCCCAGAGAGATGGCACTGGAGGCAGAGAGGATGGCAGGAGCAAAGGCCTAGGGGCAAGAAACAGCTGCTGGgaggtgtgtgttgggggagaggTGGGCCATCATGGCCAGAGGCCGGGCCAGCATGCTGGGACCATCTGCTTTGGTCCGTGGGAGCCCTGGAGGTTTAATGGGACTGGGTCAGATATGCCTTGAGGATATCTCCCTGAGGGTCCTGCTTGAGCCCACTGTGTCCTCAAACCCCCACAGGTTCACTCCCTGGGCCTGAAGTTGGGTATCTACGCGGACATGGGCAACTTCACCTGCATGGGTTACCCAGGCACCACACTGGACAAGGTGGTCCAGGATGCTCAGACCTTCGCTGAGTGGAAGGTGGACATGCTCAAGCTGGATGGCTGCTTCTCCACCGCCGCCGAGCGGGCCCAGGGTGAGTTACGCAGCTGGCTGGGGCACACAGGCAGATGGGGAGGGTGGCCATGGAGACCCACCCAGGGCCCACCTGGCTGAGCTTCCCAATTCCCCCCACCCAGGGGTTAGGGGAATTGTGGCTCCCAGGCTCCCTAAATATGAGTGGCAGCATAGCCCACCCTGGAAGCGTTTGAGGCTCTGGGTATGTGGGGAGGCACCTACTCTTTGGAGCTTATTTCTTCACATCTGTTGGGAAAAGGTCTGGGCTCAGGCCCCAGACTGCCTCCTGCACTTTCTCAGGACTGAAACGGGTTGGGCTTTCTCTAGGGTACCCCAAGATGGCTGCTGCCCTGAATGCCACAGGCCGCCCCATTGCCTTCTCCTGCAGCTGGCCAGCCTACGAAGGCGGCCTCCCCCCAAAGGTAAGCCTTTCTGCCCCCCTGCCTGATGGCGCTTCCCACACCCAGGCCTCCTTACCTCCTGAGTGCCAGGCTTCAGGGACGGGGCCTTCCAGAGCCAGTGCTGCTCTCACCACAGGTGCCCATATGGTGATTTGTAGGTGTCTAGAGACCTACGTTAAGTACCCACAGAGAGCAGGTGGgctcagccagcccagagaggtgtgtgtgttggaggaAGGGGTGGGCCTTAGAGAAGAGGCCCTTGTGAAGTGGGCTGAAGGAGTTGGCATCAGAGGCAGGAGAGCCATCTGTGCTGGCACACAGTGCCCAGGATTCCAGGAGGTGCCCATTGGGTGAGGAGACCCAGAAGGctggggaggccaggcaggtgggGCCAAGCCTTGGAGGAACCTGTGGGCTCATGAGGGGTCCCTCGGCATGTTTGACACCAAAAAGGGTGGGCTCAGGCCTGTGGAGCTGAGAAGACAGAAGACAGCAGTTTCTCACTGAGAGAacatgggggtgggtgggtgtcaGGGAGGGTTGTTTGTGGGTGCACCAGCCTGGGCCCACACCCTGGGCTTGACCCAAGGTGGCATGAGAGGGCAAGGTAGGCTCCTGGCACCAGCATGCACAGAAGGGAGACCCCGGTAGCCCCAGAGCAGGGCCACCCTCTGAGGCCCTCCTCATCCTGAGCAAGCCGGTGGGGCCtgttctcttccctcttccccaccTGTGTCTCCTGCTGAGCCTCCTCAACTCCTGTGTGGGTCTCTGGGCTGAAGCGTGTGATTCTGGTGCTGGACTCTGCCTTTCCCTCGACATCCAGGTGAACTACAGTCTGCTGGCGGACATCTGCAACCTCTGGCGTAACTATGATGACATCCAGGACTCCTGGTGGAGCATGCTCTCCATCCTGAATTGGTTCGTGGAGCACCAGGACATACTGCAGCCGGTGGCCGGCCCTGGGCACTGGAATGACCCTGACATGGTACCAGGATGGAGGGGGATGTCCCTAGGCCTACCATCTGTGATGACCCTGCTCCCCACTGccctgttctttcttccttcttggaGGCTCACTGCCAGGTTCTAGGTCAGCGCTTCTGAAATGTGTCCCTGAACTGGTTGCTTTAGACTTGACTTAGAAGCTGGTTTCCAGGGCCCCATCCCCCACGTTTTGCATCAGAATGTTCAGGGGGAGAACCTAGGAATTCCCACTGTTAACCATCTCCCCAGGCAATTCTGATGTTTTTGAAAGCTCAAGAACTTGGGTCTATAGTGACCCTGGAATAAGATGTTATTGCCATGCAGGTTGAAGATCATGACCTGGCTATTCCTAGTGCCTGGACTCCTCTACCCCATCTGCCTCTGATCCTTTTGTCAATTCCCGGCCTCGTCCCCTACAGGGACAACTGGCCCTCACAGTCCTGCTTCTAGCCCTTCCATTCTATCCCAGTCATTGCCCTgtgacattttgttgttgttacaatTTATAGCTTTATAGTTATCTCTTTGTCAACAAGCATTTACTACCTGATTGATCCTATGATGATTATAAGAATTACAAGTGCTAAGCCAGGTGGAGGAGCAACCTGGAGTAGCAGGAACTGGCCTGCTGTGGAGTCCCAGCTCTAGCTCTGCCACTttaccttgggcaagtaacttaatttgttctgtgcctcagttttgtcaATTGGAAAATAAGAATAGTAGCTACCTTATAGGGTTGAGGGTTAAAATAACTCTGAAATGCTTGGCACAGTGATGGGCATATACACAGTGCTTAAATTGTTGTCACTAAGCCTGTAACTTGTGTCCTGACTATGGATTGCTTGCCCTGGGGTCAGGAGTCCCCCTTGATCCATTCAGCTGTGGCTAGGGCAGGTGGGTGTGGCCAGTGGTAGGTGCAGGGACTTTGTCCAGTTCTGTTTCTTACCACTGTCACCGTGGAACATTTATTGACTTTACCTAGTTTATAAGCTTTTTGACAACAGGAGCCCATTTGATCATCTGAACAACCTGTGATGTAGCCAGGGCATATTACCACCCCCATCACCCccagggttttatttatttatttatttatttatttattttgagacagagtcttgctctgtcgcccaggctggagtgcaatggtgtgatctcggcttactgcaacctccacctcccaggttcaagcgattctcctgcctcagtcgccCGAGTAGCTACcacacctgctaccacacccagctaatttttttttttttgtatttttttagtagagacggggcttcaccatgttggccagactggtctcaaactcctgacctcatgatccacccgcctcagcctcccaaagtgctgggattacaggtgtgagccaccatgcccggcctatttatttatttatttagagacagagttttgctcttgttgcccaggctggagtgcaatggcatgatcttggctcactgcaacctcttcctcccaggttcaagcgattctcctgcctcagcctcccaagtagctgaaattacaggtatgcaccaccacgcctggctaattttgtatttttggtacagatgggatttctccatgttggtcaggctggtctcgaactcctgacctcaggtgatctgccctcctcagcctcccaaagtgctgggattacaggcatgagccaccgcgcctggccttttgttttttgagtcagagtcttgctctgttgctcaggctggagtgcagtggtgcaatctcagctcactgcaacctccccaccttctgattcaagtgattcttgtgcttgaacaagtagctggaattacaggtattcaccaccacacctgggtaatttttatattttcagtagagatgaggttttgctatgttggccaggatggtctctaactcctgggctcaagtgattcacctgcctctgtagcaggatgagccacagacaaaactcctcagacaccggattaaagaaggaagaagttTTTATTCGGCCGGGAGTGTCAGCAGACTCGCATCTTAAGGGCCGAGctctccaaaaaagaaattcttggccTTTTTAAAGGCTTACAACTTTAAGGGGTCCACGTGAAAGGGTCGTGATACATCAAGCAAGCGTGGGaaacgtgactgggggctacatgcatcagctaacagaacaaaaagttttacaatgcttttttcatacagtgtctggaatttacagataacacatAGTTTAGATCAAGGgttgatgttattattattactttttttaattcctagggccgggtggtggtgccaaggttgtctggctatttatcttacttttatttccaactttttgctttttctttcctcctgtctTGTGAACTAGGCAaggttgggggaggagggcagcagaaGTAGTAGTGGTCTCCttccttacctcagcctcccaaagtgctgggatttacaagcgtgagccaccgcacctggccatctgCCCATCCCCCTACCGCCAACTCCGTGTTCttcatggaaaataaaaagcTGATGCTCAGATGGAAAATGACTTAACTCCCCCAAGGCCACAGGGCTGGGGAATGGTGTTTGCTGAACCAGGCCTCCTCCACATACAGCCATCTTTCCCTAATCCCTAATTGCTCTTCCTCGGCTACAAGTTTGGGGATGGTCCTTGTGTCTACCTCCTTGAGGAGATGAGAGTTGACTACTCCTCTTCCCTGCCCCCAGCTGCTCATTGGGAACTTCGGACTCAGCTTAGAGCAATCCCGGGCCCAGATGGCCCTGTGGACGGTGCTGGCAGCCCCCCTCTTGATGTCCACAGACCTGCGTACCATCTCTGCCCAGAACATGGACATTCTGCAGAATCCACTCATGATCAAAATCAACCAGGATCCCTTAGGCATCCAGGGACGCAGGATTCACGAGGTACTGGGgtgtggagggaaggaaggggaggactGAGGAACTGGGCTCTCCTGAGAGAAAGGCTGCCAGCCTCCCTGGGGGCAACACCTGGGGAGGTACAGGAGTCGCCCAGTCCCCAACCAGGGCTACCCCTTCTGGTTGCTTATGGTTGAGGACTCTGATGGGAGCTGCTCCAACTGTCTTCCTCTTGCTGGGTGAGAGCAGGGCTGAGCAGGGCTGAGCAGGACAGCTCAAGGGAGTCGGGGATGAGAGGCGTCAGCCACGTAAGTGCACACAGGAAGGGTGAGGCACAGAGCTTCTATACACCCATGATGGCCTGCAGAGAGCTTGGGCTTCCCTCCAGAGCAGGAGGAgctggtttgtttttgagatagggtctcactctgtcacccagctggagtgcagtggcacaatttcgactcactgcaatctccacctcctgggttcaagcaattctcatgcctcagcctcctgagtagctggcactacaggcgcctgccaccacgcctagctaatttttgtatttttagtagagacaccatgttggccaggctggtctcgaactcctggcctcaggtgatccacccgcgtcagcctccaaaaatgctgggattacaggcatgagccaccgcacctggccaggagaaGCTGTTATAGCCAAGGAATACTACGACTACTAGTGGCTGCTATTtattacctactatgtgccaggagaTTTAGAtactttttctcagcaaggtaGGTATCttgccattttacaaatgagaaaaatgaaacttcAAGAGTCTGAGTAACTTTATCCCAAGGCTACACAGTTGGTACAAACAAGACTGAACTTCAGTGTCACCTCaaagcctttgctttttttttttttttttttttttttttttttttttttttgagatggagtctcactctgtaacccaggctggagtgcagtggcaccatctcagctcactgcaacctctggctcccaggttcaagcgattttcctgcctcagcctcccaggtagctgggattacagatgtgcgccaccacacccagctaattttttttgtatttttttcagtagagacagggtttcaccatgttggccaggctagtctcaaactcctgacctcaggtgatccactggcctcggcctcaaaaagtaatgggattacaggcgtgagccactgtgcctggccacctttGCTCTTTACCAAATCCTGGACTCTGGTAAAAATAAACCTACAGAACTACAGAAGGCACCTATAGAACTGGTGATGCCCAGAGGAAGTAATGATTCCCTGCCAGAGGGGCTGATGATGGAGCTGGGCCTGGAGAACCTTCTGGAGGATGGGAGTTCACATCCAGCTCCACTCTCCACCCTCCTGGAACAGAGTTCACTGTTCCCACTGGACAGCACCCTCCAGGCCAGCACTGGCAGTTGTTTGGGGCCGGCACTCATACACTGTACTGTTGTTGCTTCCCCGTTTCTGCATTTATCCCTCCCGTTGTCCTATGAGCTTCTGGGGCAGGGCCTCATGCAGCATTTGTCTCAATGTGCTAGCACAGGGGCCAGGCTCAGAGTAGGTGTTGATGAGTATCTGCTGAGTCAGGGAAGGCAGGCAGGTAGGGTTAGATAAGCTGGGGTGCTGGAGGCCCGTGGCATCCTCCCTAAGCCTGTGTAACATGGAACTGTGAACTGGGGGACCCAGAACTCAGGGAGGGCCAGGGAGGCAACGGTAGGTCTTAGTCTGAGCAAGGGACCCCAGCCAGTAGCCACCTTCTGTGCCCAGGAAAAATCTCTTATCGAAGTGTACATGCGGCCTCTGTCCAACAAGGCCAGTGCCTTAGTCTTCTTCAGCCGCAGGACCGATATGCCTTATCGCTACCACTCCTCCCTTGGCCAGCTGAACTTCACCGGGTCTGTGACATATGAGGTGAGCACCCGGCTGCCTGCAGCCACCCGCCTGGGCTTCAGATTTCTGTGGGAGGGTATTATGGGGTGTGATTGTTCACATATGGCCTCCCCTGAGCCATGGGCTTAGGACCTCTGGCAGGTGCCCATGGGGAGCTGCAGGCACTGAGAGCTGCAGCCAGTGCCGTGCTCTGCACCAGTATTTTCAACCTATGCAAACAGAACTACTGCATATAAATATGAATCCCATTAGCCTCTAGGGCTGTACTCCTCCTCCTAAGGGTCAGCCCTTGCTGGCACATTCCTCACAGTTTTCCATGGGCTGGGGCTTTCTCCACTGCCTGTGCTTGGGCACCTGTTGGATTTACTGGTGGAGAAGTGATGGAGATTCAGGGCTCCCACTTCTGTAGGGCATACTGGAAGCCCAGCACAGACAGGCCAAAGTCCAGGCAGAAGGCTTCTACATCCTCTAGGGAGGTCTCTGTGCAGCCATTCTCATGGTGGCATTGGTGATGTCCCTCCCCACTGCAGGCCCAGGACGTCTACTCAGGTGACATCATCAGTGGCCTCCGAGATGAAACCAACTTCACAGTGATCATCAACCCTTCAGGGGTAGTGATGTGGTACCTGTATCCCATCAAGAACCTGGAGATGTCCCAGCAGTGAGGAGCTGGGACATGTGACAGGCTGTGGTGGCACCATTGAGCCTAGACTATGGAGCCTTGGCATGCCCAGGGCAAGTGGGCAGGTTCTCTGCTCCCCAGGCCTGCTCGGTGACTGACCCCATCATACCCAAAGTGCAATCTCAGGGCCAGGTTCTATGCCCTGCCCAAGCGTAAACCCTCTTGGAAACTTCTTTTGGGGCAATTTTCCTGTGGCCTTCCTGGCCTCTACTTCGTGTGCACAGCCCCCCAGATGTTGCCGAGCAACTCGCCAGCCTCCCGAGCCCCATGCCCATCAGGACTCTAGCCTCTGACCTTGCTGTTGACTCTGAAATCAGGATTTGGAATTTTTCGAATTAGGAGTAGAGAGATCTGACCTCTTGCCAGGAATGCCCATGAATCATGTGATTGGCTTTTCTACCCATAGAGGGCCTTGCAGGCTGATACCACCTGGGAGTGAGGGTCACAAAGGAGACCTTGGCTCCCTCAGGTCACCAATAAACCTGTTCTTTAATCAAGTAGTTGTAATATGGACCTGGGGTACCTTTAGTTAGGCACTCTGGTGGCACTACACACGGTGCTGGATTCAAATCTCACCTCTATGGATGATGTCTGGCATCGTCTGGCCCCTCCTTTTCCAAACTGACCGGAAGATTGTACTTCCTAGAGATGCCAGACTTGCCTCACACCCAGGAGCTGCCCCTGCTGTGCCTGGTATGCTGGCAGTGGTGATGGTGACAACATAATGAGGCCAAGTAGCAATGCTCCCAGGTCCTGCAGCTTGTGCTCTGCCCAGCAGTGCCCCTGGCCCAGCAACTCAGCCTGCCCTTCTCTCTGGTggctccacccccacccctacttcttttcctttattatttctctcCCGACCTGGCTGCAAAGGAGGTTCATATTCCCCAGATGTGTCCACAAACCTGTCCAGGAGTTGTGTCTTAAAATTGATTTCCTGTCCCTCTTCCTAAGGACAGGGGTTAACAGTCAAAGTGAAGGAATGATGGGTTCTTGCCTATCTTGCTTTGGTCCTTATTTCCCAAGCCCTCCTCTTTTAGCCAAGGCTACAGGGCACTTGTCTTCCCTGGTGGCTCTCTCCCCTTTGGAGATTGCTGGTGGCAGAGCAAGCTAGCTAGGTCCTCCTTGGGCTTTGAATGTAGGAGCACCCAGTGCCCCAGGCCTTGCACTCTCCTGCCCAAGGAGTATTTTCTGGGTGGATCTCCCATAGTCCTCAGGGTTCTGAGGTCCTTGTATTTAGGGTATGGTGTGAAAACTTACATGTGCACATTTTGTTACATCATTTAAGATTACTGGAGCTTTACTGGTTAAGTATAGGGTCACCAGAGAAAGTTCCCTTCCCCAGTTGATGTCTTGAGGCTGCTGAGAAACTTAGGACAGAAGCCTACCTCATCCCAGGCCTCTGTCCTTGAAGGCCTGCCCCTCTGTGCATAGCTCTGGCTTTGGGTCTTGTTCATAGTGCTGTTCAAGCAAAATGGAATAGTCTCAGGTGGGAACACCTTCTCTTGCCAGCTCCAGGAAGGCTTTCCCACCACTCTGGGATGTGGTGGGAAATGAGTTGAGACCATGGACTTGGGAGTTGGGGGCCAGAGTTGAGCCTGGACTTGACCAATTAATTCCTTTACCTTTCAGCCCAAGATAGCTACATGTCTTTACTCGCTGTATAAGTTATCCTTTTGTCCTGGGGGTGCCTGATTGATCCTATCTCTTCAcccttcattctttcaacaaacatGCCATCTATCTCCCAGGACATTTATTCCCTTCTAGTCAAGGCCAGTTAGGAATGCAATATTTTTTCAGTTCAGCACAGATTTGTTTGGACCCAAAGTaccctttctctttttaaaaactttttatcatgaaaactttcaaatacaaaaataaaatggtagagtGAACCTCCATGTACCCAGCATCCAGCTCCAATAACCATCAAGTTGTACCATTATTTCATCTCTCTTCCTGCACTTGCTCTTATGATGTGTGAGCTAGAGTATCTGAAAGGAAATTTCAGAAAACCCTAAAAACCACTATGTCTCTAACAGATAAgggctttaaaaatacatacatgggccgggcgcagtggctcatgcctgtaatcccagcactttgggaggccgaggcaggcagatcacaaggtcaggagatcgagaccatcctggctaacacggtaaaaccccgtctctattaaaaatacaaaaaattagccgggcatggtggtgggcgcccatagtcccagctactcgggaggctgaggcaggagaatggcgtgatcctgggaggcggaggttgcagtgagccaagatggtgccactgcactccagcctgggcaacagagccagaccccatctcaaaaaaaaaaaaaaaaaaaaaaaaaaaaaatatatatatatatatatatatatatatatccttaatACAATTTTCCTATccaacaaaacaattttaaaataatctaataacCAGTCTATGTCCAGTTTTTGCCAGTTGTCTCAAAAATCTCTCTCTATAGTTTGTCTAAATCAAGATCCAGTACGAACTACTGAAAGTTTGCTCCCTTCATAAAAGCATTGAAAAACCTGCCACATACTATCAAAATCAACTTTcacagaactctggaaattaaccaaaagCTTGCAGCAACCCAGAAAACttcaactgaaaaagaaaaaaaaaaaaaaaatagttgaattCCAGTAGGAACAGCAAGCTATGTGGTATTTTACCT is part of the Symphalangus syndactylus isolate Jambi chromosome 18, NHGRI_mSymSyn1-v2.1_pri, whole genome shotgun sequence genome and harbors:
- the NAGA gene encoding alpha-N-acetylgalactosaminidase isoform X3, with the translated sequence MLLRTVLLLGHVAQVLMLDNGLLQTPPMGWLAWERFRCNINCDEDPKNCISERLFMEMADRMAQDGWRDMGYTYLNIDDCWIGGRDASGRLMPDPKRFPHGIPFLADYVHSLGLKLGIYADMGNFTCMGYPGTTLDKVVQDAQTFAEWKVDMLKLDGCFSTAAERAQGYPKMAAALNATGRPIAFSCSWPAYEGGLPPKVNYSLLADICNLWRNYDDIQDSWWSMLSILNWFVEHQDILQPVAGPGHWNDPDMLLIGNFGLSLEQSRAQMALWTVLAAPLLMSTDLRTISAQNMDILQNPLMIKINQDPLGIQGRRIHEFV
- the NAGA gene encoding alpha-N-acetylgalactosaminidase isoform X2 yields the protein MLLRTVLLLGHVAQVLMLDNGLLQTPPMGWLAWERFRCNINCDEDPKNCISERLFMEMADRMAQDGWRDMGYTYLNIDDCWIGGRDASGRLMPDPKRFPHGIPFLADYVHSLGLKLGIYADMGNFTCMGYPGTTLDKVVQDAQTFAEWKVDMLKLDGCFSTAAERAQGYPKMAAALNATGRPIAFSCSWPAYEGGLPPKVNYSLLADICNLWRNYDDIQDSWWSMLSILNWFVEHQDILQPVAGPGHWNDPDMLLIGNFGLSLEQSRAQMALWTVLAAPLLMSTDLRTISAQNMDILQNPLMIKINQDPLGIQGRRIHEASALVFFSRRTDMPYRYHSSLGQLNFTGSVTYEAQDVYSGDIISGLRDETNFTVIINPSGVVMWYLYPIKNLEMSQQ
- the NAGA gene encoding alpha-N-acetylgalactosaminidase isoform X1, whose amino-acid sequence is MLLRTVLLLGHVAQVLMLDNGLLQTPPMGWLAWERFRCNINCDEDPKNCISERLFMEMADRMAQDGWRDMGYTYLNIDDCWIGGRDASGRLMPDPKRFPHGIPFLADYVHSLGLKLGIYADMGNFTCMGYPGTTLDKVVQDAQTFAEWKVDMLKLDGCFSTAAERAQGYPKMAAALNATGRPIAFSCSWPAYEGGLPPKVNYSLLADICNLWRNYDDIQDSWWSMLSILNWFVEHQDILQPVAGPGHWNDPDMLLIGNFGLSLEQSRAQMALWTVLAAPLLMSTDLRTISAQNMDILQNPLMIKINQDPLGIQGRRIHEEKSLIEVYMRPLSNKASALVFFSRRTDMPYRYHSSLGQLNFTGSVTYEAQDVYSGDIISGLRDETNFTVIINPSGVVMWYLYPIKNLEMSQQ